One Pomacea canaliculata isolate SZHN2017 linkage group LG9, ASM307304v1, whole genome shotgun sequence DNA segment encodes these proteins:
- the LOC112572124 gene encoding uncharacterized protein LOC112572124 — translation MDGEDQVAEGPGQDPSTSAVMSELLQLQRDLVRAMTTMSQPAAVNVNVSSPPPRLGIFTGLPPTGGQEVKFAEWRERALAYQEESTDGEDIRVKRLRASLRGVALQQVKNCPNSREIVATLRKMYEVRESGEDVLVDFLSMKPHKEEGTAGFLLRLWDRLARSGKFEEREIRRKVYHALLAQLKDSQPLLALELRTNFGAPGQAEPELAEVLCQVRERENNAPQSTQKVQHQAHSSNTPTSEGAKKGEEF, via the coding sequence ATGGACGGAGAAGATCAAGTCGCCGAAGGACCAGGCCAAGACCCAAGTACCTCGGCCGTAATGAGcgagctgctgcagctgcagagaGACTTGGTGAGAGCAATGACGACCATGAGCCAACCAGCAGCAGTTAATGTTAACGTGAGCTCCCCGCCACCCCGGCTGGGTATATTCACGGGACTTCCGCCAACAGGGGGTCAAGAAGTAAAGTTCGCAGAGTGGAGGGAGAGAGCTCTTGCCTACCAGGAGGAGAGCACAGACGGGGAGGACATCAGGGTAAAGAGACTGAGGGCCAGTCTGAGAGGTGTGGCCCTACAGCAAGTGAAGAACTGTCCGAATAGCAGAGAGATAGTTGCCACCTTGAGGAAAATGTATGAGGTGCGAGAGAGTGGGGAGGACGTACTCGTTGATTTCCTCAGCATGAAGCCCCACAAAGAAGAAGGAACAGCAGGATTCCTGCTGCGCCTATGGGACAGGTTGGCGAGGAGCGGAAAGTTTGAGGAAAGAGAGATACGCCGGAAAGTGTACCATGCCCTCCTAGCTCAGCTCAAAGACAGCCAGCCCTTACTAGCGCTGGAGCTGCGCACTAACTTTGGAGCCCCTGGCCAGGCAGAGCCCGAGCTGGCAGAAGTACTGTGCCAGGTAAGGGAAAGGGAGAACAACGCCCCCCAGAGCACCCAAAAGGTGCAGCACCAAGCACATAGCAGCAACACGCCGACTTCAGAGGGTGCGAAAAAGGGGGAAGAATTTTGA